In Helianthus annuus cultivar XRQ/B chromosome 3, HanXRQr2.0-SUNRISE, whole genome shotgun sequence, a single window of DNA contains:
- the LOC110930117 gene encoding 4-coumarate--CoA ligase-like 6: MATTSFPKTQSNYTHSSSTKHAEFATSNHQSNPHKWYSDQTGVYSSKHPPVSLPQDTFLDVVSHVFSHKHNGKTALIDAASGFSISYPELQRLVKSMASGLHQMGVSKGDVVLILLPNSVYYPVILLGVLYLGAVVTTMNPFSSFSEVKKQTLGTHVTMAFTLVDKVDELKSLGIQTVVVPENVPFDATHVRFKRFYKLISGDHGLVPRRTVRQDDTAVILYSSGTTGASKGVVLSHRNLISGVELFVRFEDSCYPLVPEENVYLAVIPMFHIYGLTLFNLGILSLGTKIVVMKRFIPDEMVRSIDRYGVTHFPGVPPLLTALTKAAKGALGRSLKSLKQVSCGAAPLSTRTIEEFMTYFPQVDFIQGYGLSESTAVGTRGFNTRDLQNYTSAGLLAPNTQARVVDFVTGLYLPPGKTGELWLSGPAIMKEYLNDVEATSSTIDKDGWLHTGDIVYFDQDGYLHIVGRVKEIIKYNGFQIAPADLEDVLATHPAILDAAVTGVRDDEAGEVPVAFVVLKPGAEASESSIIDFVAKQVAPYKKVRRVIFVKMIPRSAAGKILRRELKEPTYSRL; encoded by the exons ATGGCTACTACTAGCTTCCCAAAAACGCAATCAAATTACACTCATTCTTCTTCAACAAAACATGCTGAATTCGCAACCTCAAATCACCAATCAAACCCTCATAAATGGTACTCTGATCAAACTGGAGTATACAGCAGCAAACACCCACCAGTCAGCCTCCCTCAAGACACATTTCTTGACGTTGTTTCCCACGTTTTCTCCCACAAACACAACGGAAAAACCGCACTCATTGACGCTGCATCCGGGTTTTCAATCTCGTATCCGGAGCTCCAACGGTTGGTGAAATCAATGGCCAGTGGACTTCATCAAATGGGTGTTTCAAAAGGTGATGTTGTGTTGATTCTTTTGCCGAATTCTGTTTATTACCCTGTGATTCTTTTGGGTGTGTTGTATCTTGGTGCTGTTGTGACTACAATGAATCCGTTTAGTAGTTTCTCTGAGGTAAAAAAACAAACACTTGGTACGCATGTAACTATGGCTTTTACTCTTGTTGATAAAGTTGATGAATTGAAGTCATTGGGGATTCAAACTGTTGTGGTGCCGGAAAACGTTCCGTTTGACGCAACCCATGTTCGGTTTAAGCGTTTTTACAAGCTTATTTCGGGTGATCATGGGTTGGTTCCGCGTAGAACGGTTAGGCAAGATGATACTGCTGTTATTTTGTATTCATCTGGTACTACTGGTGCTAGTAAAGGTGTTGTTTTAAGTCATAGGAATTTGATATCCGGGGTTGAGCTTTTCGTTCGGTTTGAGGATTCGTGTTATCCGCTTGTACCCGAGGAGAACGTTTATTTAGCGGTTATACCGATGTTTCATATCTACGGGCTTACGCTTTTCAACTTGGGGATTTTGTCTTTGGGGACGAAAATTGTTGTTATGAAAAGGTTTATCCCCGATGAGATGGTTCGGTCTATAGATAGGTATGGGGTGACTCATTTTCCTGGCGTGCCGCCGTTGTTGACCGCCTTGACCAAGGCGGCAAAGGGTGCTCTTGGTAGAAGTTTGAAAAGCTTGAAGCAGGTTTCTTGTGGTGCTGCACCGTTGAGCACAAGGACTATTGAGGAGTTTATGACTTATTTTCCTCAAGTTGATTTCATTCAG GGTTATGGCTTGAGTGAATCGACGGCTGTGGGAACACGTGGATTTAACACGCGAGATCTGCAGAATTATACGTCTGCTGGATTATTAGCTCCGAATACGCAAGCCAGAGTggtggatttcgttactggtttGTATCTGCCACCTGGAAAAACCGGTGAACTTTGGTTAAGTGGACCGGCTATAATGAAAG AATATTTGAACGACGTGGAAGCAACTTCATCGACTATTGATAAAGATGGCTGGCTACATACGGGAGATATTGTTTATTTTGACCAAGATGGTTATTTGCATATTGTTGGACGTGTTAAAGAAATAATAAAGTACAACGGGTTTCAG ATCGCTCCTGCTGATTTAGAGGATGTTCTAGCAACTCATCCAGCCATTCTTGACGCTGCAGTAACAGG AGTCAGAGATGATGAAGCCGGAGAGGTTCCGGTGGCTTTTGTAGTGTTGAAGCCTGGAGCCGAAGCTTCCGAGTCTAGCATCATTGACTTTGTAGCAAAACAG GTGGCACCATACAAGAAGGTGAGAAGAGTGATTTTCGTGAAAATGATTCCTAGATCCGCTGCAGGAAAGATTCTGAGGAGGGAATTGAAGGAGCCAACATATTCTAGGCTTTAA
- the LOC110930118 gene encoding probable H/ACA ribonucleoprotein complex subunit 1 translates to MKSKGGFVVVLVFVCAFVLITSLVTAESYENDEKRRESAGKMQVGGGKDGWGGYGSGGNGGGWFGGDHGGDKGGLTGGDRGGRSSGGDKEARGGRGDKGSRGGKGDKGRRGGRRDRGRRGGGGGEIGG, encoded by the exons ATGAAATCAAAGGGCGGttttgtggtggtgttggtttTTGTGTGCGCGTTTGTTCTTATTACATCACTGGTGACAGCTGAAAGCTATGAAAATGACGAGAAAAGAA GGGAATCGGCTGGAAAAATGCAAGTAGGTGGAGGTAAGGATGGTTGGGGTGGATATGGAAGTGGAGGAAACGGTGGCGGGTGGTTTGGCGGGGATCATGGAGGTGATAAGGGAGGATTGACTGGCGGTGACAGGGGAGGACGGAGCAGTGGAGGCGACAAAGAAGCAAGGGGAGGAAGAGGTGACAAGGGATCGCGCGGTGGAAAAGGTGATAAGGGAAGGAGGGGAGGAAGACGTGACAGGGGAAGgcgtggtggtggcggcggtgaaATTGGAGGATAA
- the LOC110930116 gene encoding glycine-rich cell wall structural protein, whose protein sequence is MQFLKMKSKGGFAVVVLVFVCAFVLIASAESYENDEKRRDSAGKTQVGGGKDGWFGYGSGGNGGGSGGGGKDGWFGYGSGGNGGGSGGGGKDGWFGYGSGGNGGGLGGGCIGGWCGHGGGGKGGWSGGGGWIAGDHEGDKGEWSGGGDHGGGKGGGSGGKGGGQGGGDKGGWSGGGGGGGGGGHGGDKGGWSGGGDHGGGKGGGSGGKGGGHGGDKGGWSGGGDHGGGKGGGSGGKGGGHGGDKGGWSGGGDHGGGKGGGSGGKGGGHGGDKGGWSGGGGGGGGGGDKGGWSGGGGGGGGGQGGGKGGWSGGGGQGGGSKGGWSGGGGGQGGGGKGGWSGGGGGQGGGGKGGWSGGGGGHGGGDKGGGSGGGHGGGDKGGWSGGGGGGGGGKGGPGGN, encoded by the exons ATGCAGTTTCTGAAAATGAAATCAAAGGGTGGTTTTGCGGTGGTGGTGTTGGTTTTTGTATGTGCATTTGTTCTTATTGCATCGGCTGAAAGTTATGAAAATGATGAGAAAAGAA GGGATTCGGCTGGAAAAACGCAAGTAGGTGGAGGTAAGGATGGTTGGTTTGGGTATGGAAGTGGAGGAAATGGTGGTGGGTCGGGAGGTGGAGGTAAGGATGGTTGGTTTGGGTATGGAAGTGGAGGAAATGGTGGTGGGTCGGGAGGTGGAGGTAAGGATGGTTGGTTTGGGTATGGAAGTGGAGGAAATGGTGGTGGGTTGGGTGGTGGTTGTATTGGAGGATGGTGTGGTCATGGAGGCGGAGGTAAGGGAGGATGGTCAGGTGGTGGGGGGTGGATTGCTGGTGACCATGAAGGCGACAAGGGAGAatggagtggtggtggtgatcaTGGAGGTGGTAAGGGAGGAGGGAGTGGCGGCAAAGGTGGTGGCCAAGGAGGAGGTGATAAAGGAGGATGGAGTGGTGGaggcggaggtggaggtggtggaggTCATGGCGGCGACAAGGGAGGatggagtggtggtggtgaccATGGAGGTGGTAAGGGAGGAGGGAGTGGCGGCAAAGGTGGTGGTCATGGAGGGGACAAGGGAGGatggagtggtggtggtgatcaTGGAGGTGGTAAGGGAGGGGGGAGTGGCGGCAAAGGTGGTGGTCACGGAGGGGACAAGGGAGGATGGAGTGGTGGAGGTGATCATGGAGGTGGTAAGGGAGGAGGGAGTGGCGGCAAAGGTGGTGGTCATGGAGGGGACAAGGGAGGATGGAGTGGTGGaggcggaggtggaggtggtggaggTGACAAGGGAGGTTGGAGTGGTGGAGGCGGAGGCGGAGGTGGAGGTCAAGGAGGTGGCAAGGGAGGATGGAGCGGCGGCGGCGGTCAAGGAGGAGGTAGCAAGGGAGGATggagtggtggcggtggtggtcaAGGAGGAGGTGGCAAGGGAGGTTggagcggcggcggtggtggtcaAGGAGGAGGTGGCAAGGGAGGATGgagcggcggtggtggtggccaTGGAGGGGGTGACAAGGGTGGGGGCAGTGGTGGTGGCCATGGAGGAGGTGACAAGGGAGGATGgagcggtggcggtggcggtggtggtggaggcAAGGGAGGTCCGGGAGGTAACTGA